In Gallaecimonas xiamenensis 3-C-1, one DNA window encodes the following:
- a CDS encoding VOC family protein, with the protein MGQHLGLVSLVVPDYDQAIAWYCQQLGFELVDDSPQGDDKRWVVVRPQGAQTGLLLAKAKGERQQEAVGNQCGGRVFLFLNTDRFWADYERMKAAGVHFVEAPRDEPYGLVVVFEDAFGNRWDLIQHKD; encoded by the coding sequence ATGGGACAGCATCTGGGGTTGGTTAGCCTGGTGGTGCCAGATTACGACCAGGCCATTGCCTGGTACTGCCAGCAACTGGGTTTTGAACTGGTGGACGACAGCCCCCAGGGGGACGACAAGCGTTGGGTGGTGGTGCGCCCCCAAGGTGCCCAGACCGGGTTGCTGTTGGCCAAGGCCAAGGGCGAGCGCCAGCAAGAGGCAGTGGGTAACCAATGTGGTGGCCGGGTCTTCCTGTTTTTGAATACCGACCGGTTCTGGGCCGACTACGAACGCATGAAGGCGGCCGGAGTGCACTTTGTGGAAGCGCCCAGGGACGAGCCTTATGGGCTGGTGGTGGTCTTCGAAGACGCCTTTGGTAACCGCTGGGACCTTATCCAGCACAAAGACTGA
- a CDS encoding DUF2809 domain-containing protein has translation MMFRFSPPYALLALLLFLVELAIALFVKDNLIRPFVGDLLVVVLLYCLAATFVQCRPWLLALGVLAFAWLIEWGQYFQLVTLLGLQDNRLARIVIGSTFDPLDLLAYSLGALLAAVLASRFGRVRDKKRP, from the coding sequence ATGATGTTTCGATTTTCCCCGCCTTATGCCCTGCTGGCGCTGCTGTTGTTCCTGGTAGAACTGGCCATCGCCCTTTTCGTCAAAGACAACCTGATCCGGCCCTTCGTAGGGGACTTGCTGGTGGTGGTATTGCTGTACTGCCTGGCGGCCACCTTTGTGCAGTGCCGCCCCTGGCTCTTGGCCCTGGGGGTGCTGGCCTTTGCCTGGCTTATCGAGTGGGGCCAGTACTTCCAATTGGTAACCCTGCTGGGCTTACAGGACAACCGTCTGGCCAGGATCGTCATAGGTTCGACCTTTGATCCCTTGGATCTGCTGGCCTATAGCCTGGGCGCCCTCTTGGCCGCCGTCCTGGCCAGTCGCTTTGGCCGCGTGCGGGATAAAAAGCGTCCCTAA
- a CDS encoding GNAT family N-acetyltransferase, whose product MTSFSLQSPRLFIRPLAKDDLAAFSQYRADPAVARYQSWQDYQLADAEELLADLQSRTFGTLGHWYQLAVLDLQGQLLGDLALHLVDNMEAEVGFTLDPSHQGQGYATEALGALLAYLFTERRLRRVLAVVDCRNQPSSRVLERCGFTKDACHKDAVFFKGQWCSEYHYSLTAGAWRQRQP is encoded by the coding sequence ATGACGTCGTTTTCCCTGCAAAGCCCCAGGCTCTTTATCCGCCCCCTGGCCAAGGACGATCTGGCGGCCTTCAGCCAATACCGGGCCGATCCGGCCGTGGCCCGCTACCAAAGCTGGCAGGACTACCAACTGGCGGACGCCGAGGAACTGCTGGCCGACCTGCAGTCCAGGACTTTCGGCACCCTGGGTCATTGGTACCAGTTGGCGGTACTGGACCTACAAGGGCAACTCCTTGGGGATCTCGCCCTGCACCTGGTGGACAACATGGAAGCCGAAGTGGGCTTCACCCTAGACCCCAGCCATCAGGGCCAGGGCTATGCCACCGAAGCCCTGGGCGCCTTGCTGGCCTACCTCTTTACCGAGCGCAGGCTGCGCCGGGTGCTGGCGGTGGTGGATTGTCGCAACCAGCCCTCCAGCCGGGTGCTGGAGCGCTGCGGCTTCACCAAGGACGCCTGCCACAAGGACGCCGTGTTCTTCAAAGGACAATGGTGCAGCGAATACCACTACAGCCTGACCGCCGGCGCCTGGCGGCAGCGCCAGCCCTGA
- a CDS encoding GNAT family N-acetyltransferase, with protein sequence MTFVDPVCLEGQRLCLEPLSQDHLAGLQEAVTDGKLWELWYTSVPHPDQMAAEIVRRLALQAQGEMLPFAVRRLDDGRLCGMTTLLHIDETNRRVEIGATWLAASAQGTGINPEAKLLLLTHAFERLKCIAVELRTHFMNHQSRTAIARLGARQDGILRQHQVMADGSYRDTVVFSIIDSEWPMVRRQLLHRLARREAL encoded by the coding sequence ATGACCTTTGTCGACCCCGTCTGCCTGGAAGGCCAGCGCCTCTGCCTCGAGCCGTTAAGTCAGGATCACCTGGCCGGGCTGCAAGAGGCGGTAACCGACGGCAAGCTCTGGGAGCTTTGGTACACCAGCGTGCCGCACCCGGACCAGATGGCCGCCGAGATTGTCCGCCGCCTGGCCCTGCAGGCCCAGGGGGAGATGCTGCCCTTTGCGGTGCGCCGCCTGGACGACGGCCGCCTGTGCGGCATGACCACCTTGCTGCATATCGACGAAACCAACCGCCGGGTAGAGATAGGCGCCACCTGGCTGGCCGCCAGCGCCCAGGGCACCGGCATCAACCCCGAAGCCAAGCTGCTGTTGCTCACCCATGCCTTCGAGCGCCTCAAGTGCATTGCCGTGGAGCTGCGCACCCACTTTATGAACCACCAGTCCAGGACCGCCATAGCCCGGCTCGGGGCCCGCCAGGACGGCATCTTGCGCCAACACCAGGTGATGGCGGACGGCAGCTACAGGGACACAGTGGTGTTTTCGATCATCGACAGCGAATGGCCCATGGTGCGCCGCCAGTTGTTGCACCGCCTGGCCCGCCGGGAAGCTCTCTAA
- a CDS encoding DUF2167 domain-containing protein, whose amino-acid sequence MKKWLLTLGCLLLSLKALAVDTDNMTDEEYSQWAQGIWDKLDRQTGTITLPNGVATLNVPENFYYLSPKDAETVLVDVWGNPPSSELGQGMLFPADVTPFDAESWGVTIDYEEDGYVSDDDAADIDYDDMLADMKKDVAEESKYREKNGYGSVALVGWAEKPYYDASSHKLYWAKEMNFDHSDVNTLNFNIRVLGRKGVLVLNFIASMEQKAEINTNLETVLAIANFDEGSRYQDFNPELDKVAAYGLGGLIAGKVLAKVGFFAAALLLLKKFGVFLLAGLAWLGRKVFSGRKEKTE is encoded by the coding sequence ATGAAAAAATGGTTGCTCACCCTCGGCTGTTTGCTGCTGAGCCTCAAGGCCCTGGCCGTCGACACCGACAACATGACGGACGAGGAATACAGCCAATGGGCCCAAGGGATCTGGGACAAGCTTGACCGCCAGACCGGCACCATCACTCTGCCCAACGGCGTAGCCACCCTGAATGTGCCGGAGAACTTCTATTACCTGTCCCCCAAGGACGCCGAAACCGTGCTGGTGGATGTTTGGGGCAACCCCCCGTCCAGCGAGCTGGGCCAAGGCATGCTGTTCCCCGCCGATGTCACCCCTTTTGACGCCGAAAGCTGGGGCGTAACCATAGATTACGAAGAGGACGGCTATGTCTCCGACGACGACGCCGCCGACATCGACTACGACGACATGCTGGCCGACATGAAAAAAGACGTGGCCGAAGAGAGCAAATACCGCGAGAAGAACGGTTATGGCTCGGTAGCCCTGGTGGGCTGGGCCGAAAAGCCTTACTACGACGCTTCCAGCCATAAGCTCTACTGGGCCAAGGAAATGAACTTCGACCATAGCGACGTCAACACCCTGAACTTCAACATCCGGGTGCTGGGCCGCAAAGGGGTGCTGGTACTGAACTTCATCGCCAGCATGGAACAGAAGGCCGAGATCAACACCAACCTAGAGACGGTGCTGGCTATCGCCAACTTCGATGAAGGCTCCCGCTACCAGGACTTCAACCCTGAGTTGGATAAGGTTGCCGCCTACGGCCTGGGTGGCCTGATCGCCGGTAAGGTGCTGGCCAAGGTGGGTTTCTTTGCCGCCGCCCTGCTGCTGCTGAAAAAATTTGGCGTCTTCCTGCTGGCCGGTCTGGCCTGGCTGGGCCGCAAGGTATTTAGCGGCCGCAAGGAAAAAACCGAGTGA
- a CDS encoding VOC family protein, whose translation MSTSLFINLPVADLAASIAFYNQLGFTTNPAFTNDQGAGLEISPQIKLMLLTQPFFQTFTHKALVDANSHTEVLLCLSQDSRSAVDDMVQKALAAGGTAPRAAQDHGFMYGHGFEDLDGHIWELVYMES comes from the coding sequence ATGTCCACTTCCCTCTTTATCAACCTGCCGGTCGCCGATCTGGCCGCCAGCATCGCCTTTTACAACCAGTTGGGCTTTACCACCAACCCCGCTTTCACCAATGACCAGGGCGCCGGCCTGGAAATAAGCCCCCAGATCAAACTGATGCTGCTGACCCAGCCCTTTTTCCAGACCTTTACCCACAAGGCCCTGGTGGACGCCAACAGCCACACCGAGGTGCTGTTGTGTCTGAGCCAAGATAGCCGCAGTGCCGTGGACGACATGGTGCAAAAAGCCCTGGCCGCCGGCGGCACCGCCCCCAGGGCAGCCCAGGACCACGGCTTCATGTATGGCCATGGCTTTGAAGATCTGGACGGCCATATCTGGGAACTGGTCTACATGGAAAGCTGA